From a single Drosophila sulfurigaster albostrigata strain 15112-1811.04 chromosome 3, ASM2355843v2, whole genome shotgun sequence genomic region:
- the LOC133843636 gene encoding lysosomal aspartic protease translates to MKLLLFILLLSMAATGHSMQLYRVPLRRFPSVRHRFQQFGIRMDRLRLKYSSKSDSSAVRNVALSNYLDAQYFGPISIGTPPQTFNVIFDTGSANLWVPSESCYHKLACQIHSRYNAKRSHTYQANNKRFDIQYGSGSLAGFLSQDTLRVAGLDVRNQTFAEATDMPGPIFLAAKFDGIFGLAYRGISIQNIKPPFYAIMEQQLLTLPIFSVYLNRHASSRQGGFLFFGGSNPRYYRGNFTYVPVTHRAYWQVRLEKARIGQLQLCQNGCQVIIDTGTSFLAVPYDQAILINESIGGIPAAYGQYTVPCDQVAHLPPLSFALGGRRFQLRGEDYVFHDIFADRTICASAFIAVDLPSPTGPLWILGDVFLGKYYTEFDMGNHRIGFADAKD, encoded by the coding sequence ATGAAATTGTTGCTCTTCATATTGTTGCTTTCCATGGCAGCAACGGGTCACTCCATGCAGCTGTATCGCGTGCCCTTGCGTCGCTTTCCCTCGGTGCGTCATCGCTTCCAGCAGTTTGGCATACGCATGGATCGATTGCGTCTCAAGTACAGTTCGAAGAGCGATTCGAGTGCGGTTAGGAATGTGGCGTTGAGCAACTATCTGGATGCACAATACTTTGGACCGATTAGCATTGGCACGCCACCGCAAACCTTTAATGTTATCTTCGACACGGGCTCAGCGAATCTGTGGGTGCCCTCGGAGAGCTGTTACCACAAGTTGGCCTGCCAGATACACAGTCGCTACAATGCCAAGCGTTCGCACACATATCAGGCGAACAACAAACGCTTTGATATTCAATACGGTTCTGGAAGTCTGGCGGGTTTCCTGTCACAGGACACGTTACGAGTCGCCGGACTGGATGTGCGCAATCAAACCTTTGCCGAGGCCACCGACATGCCGGGTCCCATCTTTCTGGCGGCCAAATTTGATGGCATCTTTGGCCTGGCGTATCGCGGCATCTCCATACAGAACATCAAGCCGCCTTTCTATGCCATCATGGAACAGCAGCTGCTCACACTTCCCATCTTCTCGGTCTATCTCAATCGCCATGCCAGCAGTCGCCAAGGTGGGTTTCTCTTCTTTGGAGGCTCCAATCCACGCTACTATCGTGGCAACTTCACTTATGTGCCCGTTACGCATCGTGCCTACTGGCAGGTGAGGCTAGAGAAGGCGAGGATTGGCCAGCTGCAGCTATGCCAGAATGGCTGCCAGGTGATCATCGATACGGGCACCTCGTTTCTGGCCGTGCCCTACGACCAGGCCATACTCATTAACGAGTCCATTGGCGGCATTCCCGCTGCCTACGGTCAGTATACAGTGCCCTGCGATCAGGTGGCTCACTTGCCGCCGTTGAGCTTTGCCTTGGGTGGTCGTCGCTTTCAGCTGAGGGGCGAGGATTATGTGTTCCACGACATCTTCGCTGACCGAACCATTTGTGCGTCGGCATTCATTGCCGTCGATTTGCCCTCGCCGACAGGACCACTGTGGATACTGGGCGATGTGTTTCTGGGCAAATATTACACCGAGTTTGACATGGGCAATCATCGCATTGGTTTCGCTGATGCCAAGGATTGA